The Bombus fervidus isolate BK054 chromosome 3, iyBomFerv1, whole genome shotgun sequence genome includes a window with the following:
- the LOC139985736 gene encoding uncharacterized protein, with protein sequence MIDGNISMEEDTELRDLVVQTLENNGVLAKVRAELRASVFLALEEQESVMNPEPLLNKTVKQYLANSEGKLLFSLVREFLEYFGLDYTISVYDPETYFGKEYNYVGRNKLCEELGIESNEPLLGEILKNSMNSAFNNTQKNETDSKFSTTETTTNIANATFEISIPKVLNNETTSLSNDNDVSDKLESISQQSPKLPINVTITDKKNKETSVHVSIDDLKCEMQNDSLRNSTTSEYNEKNDGIDSKGNNSMNFDTLPTSPNGTSTVMNHTTKETEIDTLIQTSLLNKTEPLIKFDESIVTEMQTNQNEDISKQNNINSLELQIVNNIQNRKPVNTGNSFGKTVYFEEIIVDGKRENINDIRSTDTFLQDLPSLDKKSHSILSDLPPLNGKKTNINDLKELMDIGLGTDGIDNYEEDFVSSASGSAYDQSPSKDPEKSDSPIKLQTKKQDKIHSTNSEDISEEIEDINDILSSTSCLEDINMDKNMSNFATGITANCAKEL encoded by the exons atgATAGACGGAAACATTTCCATGGAGGAGGATACAGAATTACGAGATTTGGTGGTACAAACACTTGAAAACAATGGTGTTCTTGCAAAAGTCCGg GCGGAACTCAGGGCAAGTGTGTTCTTAGCTCTAGAAGAACAAGAATCTGTAATG aatcCTGAACCACTTCTCAATAAAACTGTAAAACAGTACCTGGCTAATTCAGAGggaaaattattgttttccTTGGTTAGGGAGTTCCTAGAGTATTTTGGTCTTGATTATACAATATCTGTATATGATCCAGAAACTTATTTTggaaaagaatataattatgttggaagaaataaattatgtgaAGAATTAGGTATTGAATCCAATGAGCCATTGCTtggagaaattttaaaaaatagcatGAACAGTGCCTTTAATAACACACAGAAG aatgaaACTGACAGCAAATTTAGTACAACTGAAACTACAACAAATATTGCTAATGCCACATTTGAAATTTCCATTCcaaaagtattaaataatgaaactaCATCATTGTCAAATGATAATGATGTATCGGATAAATTAGAAAGCATTTCACAGCAAAGTCCAAAACTTCCAATAAATGTGACAATAActgataagaaaaataaagaaacatctGTTCATGTTTCAATAGATGATTTAAAGTGTGAAATGCAAAATGATTCTCTCAGGAATAGTACAACTTCTGAATACAATGAAAAGAACGATGGAATTGATAGCAAAGGGAACAATAGTATGAATTTTGATACACTCCCTACAAGTCCAAATGGCACAAGTACAGTGATGAATCATACAACAAAGGAGACTGAGATAGATACACTCATTCAAACAAGTTTACTAAATAAAACCGAGCCTTTAATTAAGTTTGATGAATCTATAGTTACTGAAATGCAAACAAATCAAAATGAAGATATAAGTaagcaaaataatataaatagtttGGAATTacaaatagtaaataatatacaaaacagAAAACCAGTTAATACTGGAAACAGTTTTGGAAAAACTGTATACTTTGAAGAAATTATTGTTgatggaaaaagagagaatattaatgatatacgtAGTACTGATACCTTTTTACAAGATTTACCATCTTTAGATAAAAAATCACATTCTATACTTAGTGATCTCCCACCATTAAATGGTAAAAAAACTAATATTAATGATCTGAAGGAATTGATGGATATTGGGCTTG GAACTGATGGTATAGATAATTATGAAgaagattttgtttcatctGCGTCTGGTAGTGCTTATGATCAAAGTCCTTCGAAGGATCCTGAAAAATCAGATAGtccaataaaattacaaacgaAAAAACAAGATAAAATTCACAGTACTAATAGTGAGGACATAAgtgaagaaattgaagataTAAACGATATATTAAGCAGCACATCATGT CTTGAAGATATAAACATGGATAAAAACATGTCAAATTTTGCAACGGGTATTACAGCAAATTGTGCAAAGGAACTGTAA
- the LOC139985659 gene encoding EEF1A lysine methyltransferase 1 has protein sequence MNESDDDDLQLCPTTLAALKEFLKEKEERENQLKHTLENQHLDVSFDENWQLSQFWYDEKTTDTLVKGAIQCTESDGKIALISCPTLYSKLKKTSGERKVTLFEYDERFKAYGSDFVPYNYKFPLNIPGDMSNFYDLVIADPPFLSDECLTKTALTIKFLAKKDIVLCTGAIMSDLAERLLNVKICNFVPHHQNNLANEFYCYSNFDFDKMLQ, from the exons ATGAATGAAAGCGATGATGATGATTTACAATTATGTCCTACGACACTTGCTGCCTTAAAAGAGTTTcttaaagaaaaggaagaaagagaaaatcagTTGAAACATACTTTAGAAAATCAACATTTAGATGTCTCTTTTGATGAGAATTGG caattaagtCAGTTTTGGTATGATGAAAAAACAACAGATACTCTTGTAAAAGGTGCTATACAGTGTACAGAGTCTGATGGAAAAATTGCATTAATATCATGCCCTACACTTTATAGTAAACTGAAAAAAACTTCTGGTGAACGAAAAG TCACTCTTTTTGAGTATGATGAACGTTTTAAAGCATATGGTTCAGATTTTGTACCatacaattataaatttcctttAAATATACCTGGAGATATGTCAAACTTTTATGATTTAGTGATAGCTGATCCACCATTTCTTTCTGATGAATGTTTAACAAAAACTGCCCTTACAATAAAATTCTTAGCCAAAAAGGATATTGTACTTTGTACAG GTGCTATTATGAGCGATTTGGCAGAGAGATTATTGAATGTTAAAATTTGCAACTTTGTACCTCATCATCAAAATAATCTTGCAAATGAATTTTACTGTTATTCAAATTTCgattttgataaaatgttacaataa
- the Glnrs gene encoding glutaminyl-tRNA synthetase → MTMDSQDDVKLFQSIGLSEQKAKETLKNKQVSNNLKLAIIEANKYGIITSEIGILLYQLASKIKNQIANKLSFLAKYIAEKKLDTTQRLDAGLDYLLNHIEGNVDISDFEKECGIGIVISPEEIECEVEKVISTHKVEIIEKRYHFNIGPLMQHVRNTLKWADGKAVKNEFDVQMLDLLGPKCDSDLVPLPKPAKHAKAQKSGKEKVEPKGVTATNEKTDAQTISELMKTKVHFHKPGENYKTEGYIITPNTHKLLQEHLKITDGKVITRFPPEPNGILHIGHAKAININFGYAAAHDGICYLRYDDTNPEKEEEKFFIGIREMVEWLGYKPAKITHSSDYFQQLYEWAIVLIEKDLAYVCHQSSEEIKGFNPPPSPWRNRPISESLQLFHDMKDGLLEEGEATLRMKVTLEEGKQDPVAYRIKYVPHHRTGDKWCIYPTYDYTHCLCDSIENITHSLCTKEFQSRRSSYYWLCNALDIYCPVQWEYGRLNVCYTVVSKRKISKLIDEGIVSDWDDPRLFTLTALRRRGFPPEAINNFCAQMGVTGAQVIVDPAVLEASVRDFLNLTASRHMVVLEPLKVTISNFPHENSIKLTVPDFPNEPDKGQHEIVFDEIVYIEASDFKEKAEKDFRRLTPNQSVGLKHVGIVLTIKKIEKDNMGNIVNLIVTQESISETNKPKAFIHWVSNPILTSIRLYERLFKHKNPEDSNEVPNGFLSDINPQSKKEVVGYIDASLARSAKVFEKFQFERIGFFSVDPDTTSEKLVFNRTVTLKEDAGKV, encoded by the exons atgacGATGGATTCACAAGACgacgtaaaattatttcagtCTATTGGTTTAAGTGAACAAAAAGCTAAAGAAACTCTAAAAAACAAACAAGTTTCCAATAATTTGAAACTTGCTATAATAGAG GCTAACAAGTATGGAATCATTACATCAGAAATTGGAATTTTGTTATATCAACTTGCTTCGAAAATTAAGAatcaaattgcaaataaattgTCATTTCTTGCTAAATATATAGCTGAAAAGAAATTAGATACAACTCAAAGATTAGATGCTGGGTTAGATTATTTACTTAATCATATAGAAGGAAATGTCGATATATCTGATTTTGAGAAAGAATGTGGTATAGGTATTGTTATATCTCCAGAAGAAATAGAATGTGAAGTGGAGAAAGTAATAAGCACACATAAAGTGGAAATAATAGAGAAAAg GTACCATTTTAATATTGGTCCATTAATGCAACATGTACGTAATACTCTAAAATGGGCTGATGGAAAAGcagtgaaaaatgaatttgatGTTCAAATGCTTGATTTGTTAGGTCCAAAATGTGACTCTGATCTTGTACCGCTACCTAAACCAGCAAAGCATGCAAAAGCACAAAAGtcaggaaaagaaaaag TGGAACCAAAAGGTGTGACAGCAACAAATGAGAAAACAGATGCTCAGACAATAAGTGAATTAATGAAAACTAAAGTTCATTTTCATAAACCAGgcgaaaattataaaactgaaGGATATATTATAACACCAAATACACACAAATTACTTCaagaacatttaaaaataacagaTGGCAAAGTAATAACTAGATTTCCACCAGAACCTAATGGAATTCTACATATTGGTCATGCAAaagcaattaatattaattttgg ATATGCAGCAGCCCATGATGGAATATGTTATCTACGTTATGATGATACAAATcctgaaaaagaagaagaaaaattttttattggtaTTCGTGAAATGGTAGAATGGCTTGGGTATAAACCAGCTAAAATTACTCATTCTTCTGATTACTTTCAACAGTTGTATGAATGGGCTATAGTTCTCATTGAAAAGGACTTAGCATATGTTTGTCATCAGTCtagtgaagaaataaaaggtTTCAACCCACCTCCAAGTCCCTGGCGTAATAGACCTATTTCAGAGAGTTTACAATTATTTcac gATATGAAGGATGGGTTGCTTGAGGAAGGTGAAGCTACATTAAGAATGAAAGTAACATTAGAAGAAGGGAAACAAGATCCAGTTgcatatagaataaaatatgttcCTCATCATAGGACAGGAGATAAATGGTGTATTTATCCAACTTACGATTATACACATTGCTTATGTGACAGCATAGAAAATATAACCCATTCTCTGTGCACTAAAGAATTTCAGTCAAGAAGATCATCTTATTATTGGCTTTGTAATGCTTTAGATATTTATTGTCCTGTGCAATGGGAGTATGGTAGATTAAATGTATGCTATACAGTTGtttctaaaagaaaaatcagTAAGTTGATTGATGAAGGTATTGTATCTGATTGGGATGATCCAag attATTTACATTAACAGCTCTTCGCAGACGTGGTTTTCCACCTGaagctataaataatttttgtgcACAAATGGGTGTAACTGGTGCTCAAGTAATTGTTGATCCAGCTGTTTTAGAGGCATCTGTgagagattttttaaatttaactgCAAGTCGTCATATGGTAGTTCTAGAACCATTAAAAGTAACCATTAGCAATTTTCCTCatgaaaattctataaaactaACAGTTCCTGACTTTCCTAATGAACCAGATAAAGGACAACATGAGATTGTCTTTgatgaaattgtatatattgaGGCATCTGATTTCAAAGAG AAAGCAGAAAAAGATTTTAGACGTTTAACACCAAACCAATCCGTTGGTTTAAAGCATGTAGGAATAGTATTAACGatcaaaaaaattgaaaaagataacATGGGTAATATCGTGAATTTGATTGTTACACAAGAATCCATTTCTGAAACTAACAAGCCTAAAGCTTTTATACACTGGGTATCAAATCCTATATTAACATCCATTAGATTATATGAACGTTT ATTTAAACACAAAAATCCTGAAGATTCTAATGAAGTACCAAACGGTTTCTTAAGTGATATTAATCCACAGAGTAAGAAAGAAGTCGTTGGATATATCGATGCAAGTTTAGCACGTTCAGCGaaagtttttgaaaaatttcaatttgaacgTATTGGCTTTTTCTCTGTAGATCCGGATACAACAtcagaaaaa CTCGTTTTTAACAGAACGGTAACGTTAAAGGAAGATGCTGGGAAAGtgtaa
- the LOC139985658 gene encoding parkin coregulated gene protein homolog, which yields MVNETKFWDEIRKDLPRYKKRKPRVVPAFTIQALQENTIVEKPPRYELYKPQPPKPSTFRKFYEWGVFPVALEKDKYGTKLSWKVNIEDLDFHHYLPLFFDGLTETEQPIKFIVEQGISDMLEHGGPKILPVVPQLIIPIKKALNTKMPEIMCTTLRALQNLVRSTDCVGEALVPYFRQILPVLNLLKDRNVNLGEGIDYSQQKGENVADIIQETLELLEIYGGEDAFINIKYMIPTYESCMMN from the exons ATggtaaatgaaacaaaattttggGATGAAATTCGAAAAGACCTACCACgatataaaaagagaaaacccAGAGTTGTTCCTGCTTTCACCATTCAAGCTTTACAG gaAAATACTATAGTTGAAAAACCTCCTCGATATGAATTGTATAAACCTCAACCACCTAAACCATCAACTTTTCGAAAATTCTATGAATGGGGTGTATTTCCAGTTGCATTGGAAAAGGATAAATATGGGACAAAACTTAGCTGGAAAGTTAACATCGAGGATTTAGACTTTCATCATTATTTACCGTTATTTTTTGATGGGTTAACGGAAACTGAACAACCGATTAAGTTTATAGTAGAACAGGGAATATCTGACATGTTAGAACATGGTGGTCCTAAAATTTTACCTGTTGTGCCACAATTAATAATTCCTATTAAAa AAGCcttaaatacaaaaatgccAGAAATTATGTGTACAACACTGAGAGCTCTTCAAAATCTTGTACGTTCTACAGATTGTGTTGGAGAAGCTTTAGTACCATATTTTAGACAAATCTTACCAGtgcttaatttattaaaagatagAAATG TGAATCTTGGAGAAGGTATCGACTACTCACAACAAAAAGGTGAAAACGTCGCAGATATAATACAAGAAACTCTCGAATTACTAGAAATATATGGAGGTGAAGatgcttttataaatattaaatatatgattcCTACGTACGAATCTTGTATGATGAATTAG
- the LOC139985653 gene encoding DNA-directed RNA polymerase III subunit RPC1-like — protein sequence MVKEQFRETDVARKISHVSFGVDSRHNMERQAHIHVVAKNLYNQDVEHTPVPYGVLDRKMGTCNNTTNCISCGKSLSECIGHFGYIDLELPVFHVGYFRSIIGILQTICKNCSRVMLSEADKKHYLARVLNPNLGYLTRKALRKQILDKAKKTTVCQHCQDLNGTVKKAGLLKIVHEKYKGKKKVDAIVQQKLAEYNNVLEDNKALEGVLQSGLINVLNPLEVQSILEKIPENDIPLLLMNSEFALPKDLILTRIPVPPICIRPSVVSDLKAGTTEDHLTMKLSEIVFINDVIQKHRQSGAKVQMYNEDWEFLQLHCALYINSEVSGIPLNMQPKKSGRGLVQRLKGKQGRFRGNLSGKRVDFSSRTVISPDPNLRIEQVGVPIHVAKVLTYPERVNPSNIELMRKLVRNGPDIHPGANFIQQGKTQFKKFLKYGNRQKIAQDLQYGDIVERHLRDDDVVLFNRQPSLHKLSIMAHKAKVLDHRTFRFNECVCTPYNADFDGDEMNLHLPQTEEARAEALILMGNKSNLVTPRNGELLIAATQDFITGGYLLTQKDMFLNKAQASQLAGCLLAGPDIAMSINLPEPAILKPSMLWTGKQIFSLILKPNSTCNIKANLKTKGRAYTSNQELCINDSYVIIRNSELLAGTMDKSTLGSGSKQNIFYILLRDWGQDIATIAMWRLARMASFFLMNRGFSIGIGDVTPGQGLLKAKEKLLNAGYSKCTEYICQMEEGRLVCQPGCSEEETLEAMILKELSVIRDHAGKACLKELHPSNSPLIMALSGSKGSFINISQMIACVGQQAISGHRVPNGFEDRALPHFERHSKIPAAKGFVENSFYSGLTPTEFFFHTMGGREGLVDTAVKTAETGYMQRRLVKSLEDLCLHYDMTVRNSMGDIIQILYGGDGLDPTYMEGKDCPVDYKRVLDHVTAKSPCKNEEPLDGPDLIKATNELLGSKDCECLSEEFKQELSTFLKGVARKIIHLRHNAPSNIPVIFQLERLTVSQLVEFIHTCKEKYMKARIEPGTAVGALAAQSIGEPGTQMTLKTFHFAGVASMNITQGVPRIKEIINANPKISTPIISAALENDVDPEYARRVKGRIEKTTLGEVTEYIEEVYLPDDCFLLFKIDIDRIKLLKLEVDVNSIRYSICTSKLRLNPKLVNVRGDSIITVHPSKSKYSINYALTQLKEIIPNIVIKGLPSVSRAVIHNDDSSGKTKYKLFVEGNNMREVMATLGVLGRKTTSNNTIEVFKTLGIEAARATIMTEIKLVMENHGMSIDRRHPMLVADLMTSRGEVLGITRQGLAKMKESVLNLASFEKTSDHLFDAAYYGQKDVICGVSESIIMGIPVPVGTGIFKLLHKADKDEPIMRELIFDDLQFKKTTKTTKKL from the exons GGTACTTGTAATAATACTACCAATTGTATATCATGTGGTAAATCTTTAAGCGAATGTATTGGACACTTTGGCTACATTGATTTAGAACTGCCTGTTTTTCATGTTGGTTATTTTAGATCTATCATTGGTATTCTTCAAACTATTTGTAAa AATTGTTCTCGTGTTATGCTATCTGAAGCAGACAAAAAGCATTATTTAGCCAGAGTATTAAATCCTAATTTGGGATATTTAACACGTAAAGCATTACGTAAACAAATTCTGGATAAAGCTAAGAAAACTACAGTTTGTCAACATTGTCAAGATCTTAATGGAACTGTTAAAAAGGCTGGTTTACTTAAAATAGTTCATGAAAAGtataaagggaaaaagaaagtagATGCTATTGTTCAACAAAAGTTAGCAGAATATAACAATGTGCTTGAGGATAATAAAGCATTAGAAGGAGTACTTCAAAGTGGTTtgattaatgtattaaatcCTTTGGAG GTACAAAGCATTTTGGAAAAAATACCAGAAAATGATATTCCTTTATTATTGATGAATTCAGAGTTTGCATTACCAAAAGACTTAATATTGACAAGAATTCCTGTGCCACCAATTTGTATTAGACCTAGTGTAGTGTCTGATTTAAAAGCTGGTACAACAGAAGATCATTTAACAATGAAATTATCAGAAATAGTATTTATCAATGATGTTATTCAGAAACATAGACAAAGTGGAGCTAAAGTACAAATGTACAATGAAGATTGGGAATTTCTACAATTGCATTGTGCCCTTTATATAAATAGTGAAGTGTCTGGTATACCCCTTAATATGCAA CCAAAAAAATCTGGTAGAGGATTGGTTCAAAGATTAAAAGGAAAACAGGGTCGTTTTAGAGGAAATTTATCTGGTAAACGTGTAGATTTTTCTAGTCGTACTGTTATTTCACCAGATCCTAATCTGAGGATTGAGCAA gtTGGTGTACCTATTCATGTTGCCAAAGTTTTAACATATCCTGAAAGAGTAAATCCATCAAACATAGAACTAATGCGAAAACTTGTAAGGAATGGTCCAGATATACATCCAGGTGCAAATTTCATACAACAAGGGAAaacacaatttaaaaaatttttaaaatatggtAACCGACAAAAAATTGCTCAAGATTTACAG TACGGTGATATCGTCGAAAGGCATCTGAGAGACGATGATGTAGTATTATTCAACAGACAACCGTCGTTGCATAAATTAAGTATCATGGCACATAAAGCAAAAGTATTAGATCACAGAACATTTAGATTTAATGAGTGTGTTTGTACACCATATAATGCCGATTTTGACGGGGACGAAATGAATTTACACCTTCCTCAAACTGAAGAAGCAAGAGCAGAAGCTTTAATTTTAATGGGG aataaatcaaatttagtTACACCTCGCAATGGAGAACTTTTAATAGCTGCAACACAAGATTTCATTACTGGGGGATATCTGTTGACACAAAAGGacatgtttttaaataaagctCAAGCAAGTCAACTAGCTGGTTGTCTTTTAGCAGGACCTGATATTGCCATGTCTATAAATCTTCCTGAACCAGCTATTTTAAAGCCAAGTATGTTATGGACGGGGAAACAAATCtttagtttaattttaaaaccTAATAGTACTTGTAATATTAAAgctaatttaaaaacaaaaggaaGAGCTTATACTAGTAACCAGGAATTATGTATTAATGATTCTT ATGTTATTATCCGGAATTCAGAATTATTAGCAGGAACCATGGATAAATCGACTTTAGGTTCAGGATCAAAgcagaatatattttatattctattacgcgACTGGGGTCAAGATATTGCAACAATAGCTATGTGGCGACTAGCAAGAATGGCAAGTTTCTTTCTTATGAATAGAGGTTTTTCTATTGGTATTGGAGATGTTACACCAGGACAAGGACTTCTTAAAGCCAAAGAAAAGCTCTTAAATGCCGG GTATTCTAAATGTACAGAATACATTTGTCAAATGGAAGAAGGACGTCTTGTATGCCAACCTGGCTGTTCAGAGGAAGAAACATTAGAAGCAATGATATTGAAAGAACTTTCAGTAATTCGTGATCATGCTGGTAAAGCATGTTTAAAAGAACTTCATCCAAGTAACAGTCCATTAATTATGGCATTGTCTGGCAGTAAAGGAAGCTTTATCAATATTTCTCAAATGATTG CGTGTGTGGGACAACAAGCTATTAGCGGTCATAGAGTTCCAAATGGATTTGAAGACAGAGCTCTACCACACTTTGAAAGACATTCAAAAATCCCTGCAGCTAAGGGTTTCGTAGAAAATTCATTCTATTCTGGTCTAACACCAAcggaatttttcttccacaCTATGGGTGGAAGAGAAGGTCTTGTCGATACAGCAGTTAAAACTGCAGAGACTGGTTACATGCAACGACGACTAGTTAAGAGTTTAGAAGATCTGTGCCTTCATTATGATATGACAGTTCGTAATTCAATGGgagatattatacaaatattgtaTGGTGGCGATGGTCTAGATCCTACATACATGGAAG GAAAAGATTGCCCAGTGGATTATAAGAGAGTATTGGATCATGTAACAGCTAAGTCGCCATGTAAAAATGAAGAACCACTAGATGGTCCTGATCTAATTAAAGCTACAAATGAATTACTAGGTTCCAAAGATTGTGAATGTCTCAGTGAAGAATTTAAACAAGAATTATC CACATTCCTTAAAGGTGTAGcacgtaaaataatacacCTACGACATAATGCTCCATCAAATATACCTGTAATTTTCCAACTCGAACGACTCACAGTTTCTCAATTAGTTGAATTTATTCATACctgtaaagaaaaatatatgaaagcAAGAATAGAACCAGGTACCGCTGTAGGTGCACTTGCCGCACAAAGTATTGGAGAACCGGGTACACAAATGACATTAAAAACATTTCACTTCGCCGGTGTAGCATCTATGAATATTACTCAGGGTGTACCGCGTATTAAAGAAATCATTAATGCAAATCCTAAGATTAGTACTCCAATCATCTCAGCAGCTTTA GAAAATGACGTAGATCCGGAATATGCTAGAAGAGTAAAAGGCAGGATTGAAAAAACTACTTTAGGAGAAGTGACAGAATATATTGAAGAAGTTTATTTACCCGATGATTGCTTCTTATTGTTCAAGATAGATattgatagaataaaattattgaagttAGAAGTAGATGTTAACTCCATACGTTATTC GATCTGTACATCAAAATTAAGACTGAATCCAAAATTAGTAAATGTTAGAGGAGATTCTATTATCACTGTGCATCCAAGCAAAAGCAAATACAGCATAAATTACGCTCTCACACAacttaaagaaataattccaaatattgttataaag gGTTTACCATCAGTTTCTAGAGCTGTAATTCATAACGATGATTCAAGTGGTAAAACAAAGTATAAATTGTTTGTAGAAGGAAACAATATGCGAGAAGTAATGGCAACTCTTGGCGTTTTGGGCAGAAAAACAACTTCAAACAATACTATTgag GTTTTCAAAACTTTAGGCATTGAGGCTGCAAGAGCAACTATAATGACAGAAATCAAATTGGTGATGGAAAATCATGGAATGAGTATTGATCGAAGACATCCAATGCTTGTAGCAGATTTAATGACTAGTAGAGGAGAAGTGCTAGGTATTACAAGACAAGGCTTAGCTAAAATGAAGGAATCTGTCTTAAATTTAGCTtcg TTTGAAAAAACATCTGATCATCTATTTGATGCAGCTTATTATGGTCAAAAAGATGTTATTTGTGGTGTGTCTGAATCAATCATAATGGGTATTCCAGTTCCTGTAGGAAcaggaattttcaaattacttcACAAA gcTGACAAAGATGAACCAATAATGAGGGAGTTGATATTTGATGATTTACAATTCAAGAAAACTACAAAAACtacaaaaaaattgtaa